The DNA sequence ATGAGCGGTTGGTGGCAATTTTCGATACCGACATCGGCCCCATGGCGGTCGTATTGGTCGGCGCCATGATCGTCGCGGGTATCGAAACCGTGTGGGGCGGCGAGGTAGCGCCGATCAAGCGGACGATTCAGACCCGGGACTTCCGACCCCGCGCGCCCATCACCTTGAATAAGGGGGAAGAAATGGGCCGCTTCAAGCTAGGCTCCACCGCAATCGTGTTGTTTGGCAAGGACAGAGTGCGCTGGGATGCCGCGTATCAGGCCGGCAGTGGAACGCGGATGGGGGAACGGTTGGGAGTCAGACTGTAAGGGCAACCACACCTTACCCTGCGGCGGGCCTGGTGCGCCCTAGGGCGTGAGCTTGTCGAGCAGCGACATCAGACCCGATTTTTCTTTCTTGAGGATATAGTTGTCGCGTATTGCGGCGATGTCTACCTCGTAAGAGCCGGGTTCCAGGTCTCGGGCAATTTCAATTTTTTCCACTTCCGCCGCCGTTTTTTTGCCCGAATCGATCAGTGCCTGCTTGCGCTTATCGTCCTCGGCCAGATCAATCAGTTGCGGATCCATGGGAGACTTGACGGCATCCAACACCAACATGATCTTGGGCTTGAGGCGCCGCTCAAAATTCTGCTCCACCACCACACCCACCTCGCCGGAACTCAACTCGACCAGGGTGCCGGTGGGATAAAGGCCAATGGCGCGAATGAACTCCACCACCAGCTCTTCCTGAAATTGGGTATTGCGCAGTTCGTATAACTTGCTGACGGCCTTGGAGGGCGCAATGGGCTGACTGGCACCCCGCGGATTGGTGGTATTGTCATAGAAGGTGACGATCCCGGCGATCTTACCCAGCAAGGGAATCTTGTCGCCCTGCAGGTGCAACGGAAAACCACTGCCGTTCAATCGTTCGCAGTGGGTTTTCACCACGCTGATCACCCTCGGTTCTACTCCCGGGGTTTTGCGCAAAATCTCAACGCCCTGCTCCACAAAGGTTTCATACAGGCGCTCTTCATCGGAGGAGCGGGATACTTTGGTCAGCAGCCCCTGATCGAGCTTGACCTTGCCCACATCCTTGAGCAGAACGCCCATGGCAAGCACGTCCAGGTCCCGCTTGGGCAGGCCGATATGACGCCCGAACAGGATGGCCCAGACCGAGCACCGGATGGCGTGACTGTAGGTATATTCGTCTTTCTCCTGCACGCGGGACAGCCAGGTGAAGGCATCCGGATTGCGCAGCACGCTGTCCACCATATCGCTGGCCAACCGCTTGGTCTCGACAATCGGTACCCGATGCAGCTCATTGTTACCCAGGTAATCGAGCACCTCGCCCACGGCATGGTAGACATTCTGATGCAGCTGGCGGGCACGTTTGATTTCTTTTTTGAGCGGTTGGACCGGCGGGTACTGATTGCGCTGTATGCGCAGGGGGGCCACTTTGACGTTGGCCGGGGTATGGACGTTCTCCCGGGCGCTGATCCGGCTGCGCAAGCTCTCCTGAGGCAGTGTCTGTAAATTGGAGGAGACTGGTGGGCGACCTTTGACGACGTCGATGTAGACGTGTTTGCACAGGCTTTTCAGCTGTTTGATTTCGTCCAGGTCACGGACATAGAAGCCTTGCAGCGGGAATGGAGTCTGAGTCCACGGACGGTCGAGTCCGGAGACATACATGCCAACAGTGACTTCGTTGACGTCGACTTTGACTTGCTTGATTCCCACGCGTTGTCCTCTCTGCCGGCGGTGCGGCAAAAATCCGTCTATGGCGCCAGTTTAGACAAAAAACGGGCCGGAGGATACGGATAGTGGGGCATGCAACGGACGTCGTCAAGCCTGTCGGAGGGCTATACAGTAGTGGTGAGAAGCGGATCACAGGGTTCGGTTACAGGATATGCGATCAGTTCAAATCACGTCCGGGCCGAGAAGGGGAAGCCCTTTCAAGACACGCCGTAAACCCGTCCATGGGGGCTCGACGCGCGGAGTCCCTCCGCTTACGGTCTTGAAAGGGCTTCCCCTTCCCGTCCCTCTGTGCCACCCAAAAACTTTTTACTTACTGACCGTGGTACTCGGCCGACAGCTCGTGGACCGCGCGGATAAAGGCGCCGGCGTGTTCCGGGTCGACTTCCGGGGTGATGCCGTGGCCCAGGTTGAAGACGTGGCCTGAGCCTTTACCGTAAGAGGCCAGAATCTGACCGACTTCCTCGCGAATCCGCTCGGGGCTGGCGTAGAGAATGGTCGGGTCCATATTGCCCTGTAGCGCGACCCGGTCACCGACCCGGGCGCGGGCGCGGCCGATGTCGGTGGTCCAGTCCAGACCCAGCGCATCGGCGCCGGTGTCGGCCATGGCCTCCAGCCACTGGCCGCCGCCTTTGGTGAACAGAATCACCGGTACTTTGCGGCCGTCGTGCTGACGGATCAGGCCTTTGACAATCTGCTCCAGGTAGCGCAGGGAGAATTCCCGGTAGGCATTGTGGGACAGGGCGCCGCCCCAGGTATCGAAAATCTGCACCGCCTGGGCGCCCGCCAGAATCTGGCCGTTCAGGTAGCGGATAACGGACTGGGCCAGGGTGTCGAGCAGGTGATGCATCAGCTCGGGCCGGTCGTACATCATCTGCTTGGCGCGGCGAAAATCCCGGCTGGAGCCACCTTCAATCATGTAGGTGGCCAGGGTCCAGGGGCTACCGGAAAAACCGATCAGGGGCACCCGACCGCCCAGCTCGCGGCGAATGGTTTTCACCGCATCGAGGACGTAGGGCAGATCCGCTTCTGGATTGACCACATCCAGTGCCATGATATCGGCTTCAGTACGCACCGGCTTTTCAAACTTGGGGCCTTCACCGGGCTCAAAGTACAAGCCCAACCCCATTGCATCAGGGATAGTGAGAATGTCCGAGAACAGAATGGCCGCATCCAGCGGGTAGCGCTCCAGGGGTTGCAGCGTCACCTCACAGGCCATGTCCGGGTTGCCGCACAAACCCATGAAGTTGCCGGCCCGCTCGCGGCTGGCCCGATATTCCGGTAGGTAGCGACCGGCCTGACGCATCATCCACACCGGAGTGACGTCCACCGGTTCGTGGGCCAGGGCGCGCAGGAAGCGGTCGTTTTTCAGCTCGGTCATAGTAATGGTCCGGTACAGTCGGAGAACGGGGGAGGGGAGCGGCGGATGCGGAGGTGTCGTAGGGCGGATAAGTGCGAAGCACGCATCCGCCGTCACCCAAGTTCTTACACTTCGAGGTAGTCCATGATCCCTTCGGCCGCTTCGCGCCCTTCCCAGATGGCGGTCACCACGAGGTCGGAACCGCGCACCATGTCGCCACCGGCGAACACCTTCGGGTTGGAGGTCTGGAACTTGTACTGCTGGGTTTCCGGCGCTTCCACACCACCCCAGTCGGATACGGTGATGCCGTGCTCGTCAAACCAGGGCGCGGGGCTCGGACGGAAACCGAAGGCAATCAGCACCACATCGGCCGGCAAGACTTCTTCACTGCCCGGAATCGGTTCGGGACGGCGGCGGCCATTTTCATCGGGTTCACCCAGTTCGGTGGTCACCACTTTCACGCCTTCGACTTTGTCCTCACCAACGATGGCCACCGGCTGACGGTTGAACAGGAACTGCACACCCTCTTCTTTGGCGTTGGCCACTTCGCGGCGCGAGCCGGGCATGTTCTCTTCGTCACGGCGGTAAGCACAGGTCACGCTCTCGGCGCCCTGGCGAATGGAGGTGCGGTTACAGTCCATGGCGGTATCACCACCGCCGAGCACCACCACGCGCTTGCCTTTCACGCTGATGAACTCGCTCGGGTCTTTTTCAAACCCCAGGTTGCGATTGACGTTGGCCACCAGGAACGGCAGAGCGTCGTGTACGCCGGGCAGGTCTTCACCGGGGAAGCCACCTTTCATGTAGGTGTAGGTACCCATGCCCATAAACACCGCATCGTACTCCTTGAGAATTTCGTCCATGGTGATGTCGGTGCCGACTTCGGTATTCAGACGGAATTCCATACCCATTTCGGTGAAGATCTCACGCCGACGGGTCAGGACGTTTTTCTCGAGCTTGAATTCGGGGATACCGAAGGTCAACAGGCCGCCTATTTCCGGGTAACGATCAAAGACCACCGGTTTGACGCCATTGCGCACCAACACGTCGGCGCAACCCAGACCGGCCGGGCCGGCGCCGATGATGGCGACTTTCTTGTCGGTCCAGGTGACCTTGGACATGTCCGGCTTCCAACCCATGGCGAAAGCGGTGTCGGTGATGTACTTCTCGGCATTACCAATGGTCACGGCACCGAAGCCGTCGTTCAGGGTACAGGCGCCTTCACACAGGCGATCCTGGGGGCAGACACGACCACAGACTTCCGGCAGAGAGTTGGTCTGATGACTCAGCTCGGCCGCTTCAAAGATGTTGCCTTCGGAAATCAGCTTCAACCAGTTGGGAATGAAGTTGTGCACGGGGCACTTCCATTCACAGTAGGGATTGCCGCAGGAAAGACAGCGATGCGATTGACTGGCTGCCTGGTCCTGGTCAAACGGTTCGTAAATTTCCACAAACTCGTGCTGGCGCACTTCCATGTCTTTTTTGGCGGGGTCCTGACGGCCCACATCAATAAACTGGAAGTTGTTGTTTAAACGTCCGGCCATAATCACTGCCTCAGCTAATCGGTGTGAGCCCGCGCCGCACTGGCGAACGGGCTCTGTATCGTTCTAGTGTCCTGTGCGCCCGAAGGCGCACCGGCGGGTTATTCGCCGCGTTTTTCCATGTCGTTGAGCAAACCGCTCAGGCTCGCCGCCTTGGGCTTGACCAGCCAGAATTTACCGACGTAATCATCGAAGTTGTCCAGCAGGTTCTGGCCCCACTCGCTTTCGGTCTCTTCGGTAAATTCCGTGATGACCCGACGCAGGTAGTTGCGGTGCGCTTCCAGCGATTCGCCATCCACCCGGTGAATGTCCACCAGTTCGTGGTTGTAGCGATCCACAAAGCTGTTGTCCTCATCCAACACGAACGCAAAGCCGCCAGTCATACCCGCACCGAAGTTCACCCCGGTGCGACCGAGTACGGTCACCACGCCACCGGTCATGTACTCACAGCAGTGGTCACCGGCACCTTCCACGACGACGTGAGCACCGGAGTTACGAACGCCGCAGCGCTCGCCCGCCTGACCGGCCGCGAACACCTTACCGCCGGTCGCGCCGTACAGACAGGTGTTACCCATGATGCTGGTGTCCTGGGACTTGAAGCCGGAGTTGCGCGGTGGGCGCAGCACCAGTTTGCCGCCGGCCATGCCTTTGCCGACGTAGTCGTTGGCATCGCCTTCCAGGTAAATATACAGGCCACCGGCGTTCCACACACCCAGACTCTGACCGGCCACACCGGTGAGTTTTAGCGTAATGGGCTTATCCGCCATGCCCTGGTTGCCGTGGCGCTTGGCAATTTCACCGCTGATGCGCGCGCCGATAGAGCGGTCGCAGTTGGTCACGGTAAAGGCGTATTCACCGCCGGATTTGCTCTCAATGGCCGGCAGCACTTCATTGACCATCGCCTCGGCCAGCTCGCCCTTGTCGAACGGTTCGTTACGATCCACCGCGCACAGCTGCGGCTTGGTTTCCAGGAACTTGTCGGTGTAAGTGATGCGGCTCAGGTCCAGACGCTTCTGCTTGCTGGTCTGGCCTTCGATCGCTTCGAGCAGGTCGACGCGACCGACCAGATCACCCAGACTGCGCAGTCCCAGTCGGGCCAACCACTCACGGGTTTCCTCGGCAATAAACTTGAAGAAGTTCATCGCCATTTCAACGGTGCCGATGTAGTGGTTTTCACGCAGGTCGTCGCGCTGGGTGGCCACACCGGTGGCGCAGTTGTTCAGGTGACAGATCCGCAGGTACTTACAGCCCATGGCCACCATCGGGCCAGTACCGAAGCCGAAGCTCTCGGCGCCGAGCATGGCCGCCTTGATCACATCCATGCCGGTTTTCAGGCCGCCGTCGGTCTGCACCCGGACCTTGTCGCGCAGATCGTTGGCGCGCAGGGTCTGGTGGGTTTCACTCAGGCCCAGCTCCCAGGGAGAGCCCGCATAGCGGATGGAGGTCAGCGGGCTGGCCGCGGTACCGCCGTCGTAGCCGGAAATGGTGATCAGGTCCGCGTAGGCCTTGGCCACACCGGCGGCAATAGTGCCGACGCCGGGACGAGACACCAGCTTGACCGACACCTGGGCGTCCGGGTTGACCTGCTTGAGGTCAAAGATCAGCTGCGCCAGATCCTCGATGGAGTAAATGTCGTGGTGCGGCGGCGGTGAAATCAGGGTCACACCGGGCACCGAATAGCGCAGCCGGGCGATCAGATCATTGACCTTGCCACCGGGCAACTGGCCACCCTCCCCGGGCTTGGCGCCCTGGGCAACCTTGATCTGCAGCACTTCGGCATTGACCAGGTAGTGCGGGGTCACACCAAAGCGGCCCGAGGCGATTTGCTTGATTTTGGAGACCTTATCGGTGCCAAAACGGGCCGGATCTTCACCACCCTCGCCGCTGTTGGAGCGGCCACCGAGACGGTTCATGGCCTGCGCCAGACACTCGTGCGCTTCCGGCGACAAGGCCCCGAGGGACATACCGGCGGAGTCAAAGCGCTTGATGATGGCCTCGATCGGCTCCACTTCGCTCAGTGGAATGGCCTGAGCACTGTCTTCTTTGACTTTCAGCAGGTCGCGCAGCGTCGCCACCGGGCGCTCATTGACCAGGCTGGAGTAATCGCGCCACAGGCTGTACTCACCGGTCTGCACGGCACGCTGCAGGGTCTGGATCACGTCCGGGTTGAAAGCGTGGTATTCCTGACCGTGAACGTATTTGAGAATGCCGCCCTGCACCAGGGGCTTACGCGCCAACCAGGCGGTACTGGCGATGATCTTCTGGTCTTCTTCCAGATCCGGGAAGCCGGCGCCCTGAATGCGGGACTGAGTACCTTCAAAGCAGGTGTCCACCACTTCATCGGCCAGACCGACTGCCTCAAACAACTGCGCACCGCGGTAGGAGGTGATGGTGGAGATGCCCATTTTGGACAGAATCTTCAGCAGGCCCTTGTCGACGCCCTTGCGATACCCCTTGTACGCCTGATCGGTATCCAGCTGCAGTTCGCCGGTTTCCATCAGGTTGTTGAGCACGTAGTAGCTCAGGTACGGGTAAACCGCCGTCGCACCGTAGCCGATCAGTGTTGCGATCTGGTGGGAGTCGCGGGCCGTGCCGGTTTCCACAATGATGTTAGCGTCACAGCGCAGCCCCACCTTGGTCAGGTGGTGGTGCACCGCGCCGGTGGCCAGCAGGGCGTGGATCGGCAGCTGGCCTTTTTCCAGATGGTTGTCGCTCAGTACCAACAGCACCTTGCCCGCCTTCACCTGCTCGGCGGCGTCATCGCACAGCTTGGCGATGGCCTGCTTGAGGTTGTACTGGGCCGGATCGTAATTGAGCGACAGAACGGTCGCCTCATACCCCGGACGGGGAATATCCATCAGGGCACGGAACTTCGCCGGTGACAGCACCGGTGAGCGCAGAATCACCCGATCGGCGTGCTCTTCGGTCTCTTCGTAGACCGACAGTTCGCGTCCCAGACAGGTTTCCAGGGACATGACGATGGCTTCACGCAGCGGATCAATCGCCGGGTTGGTCACCTGGGCGAACTGCTGGCGGAAATAGTCGTACAGCGGCCGCTGCTTGGCGGACAAGACAGCCATGGGGGTATCGTCACCCATGGAGCCGACCGCTTCCTGGCCGCCCTCGGCGAGCGGACGCAGCACCTGATCACGCTCCTCGAAGGTGACCTGGTACATTTTCATGTAGGCCTTGAGCTGCTCTTCGGTGAGGCCGTTTTCGGCCACATCGTCTTCCAGAGTGGATTCGATGCGCAGCGCCTTCTCTTTCAGCCACTGCTTGTAGGGCTGGCGCCCCTTGAGCTGCTCGTCAATGTCCTTGGTGTGGTACAGCTTGCCGGTCTCGGTATCCACCGACAGAATCTGGCCCGGTCCAAGACGGCCCTTGGCCACCACGTCTTCCGGCTTGTACTTGTACACGCCGACTTCGGAGGCCACGGTGATGATGTCGTCTTTGGTGATCACCCAGCGCGACGGACGCAAGCCGTTGCGGTCCAGGGTACAGACCGCGTAGCGGCCGTCGGTGATCACCAGGCCCGCCGGGCCATCCCAGGGCTCGACGTGCATGGAGTTGTATTCGTAGAACGCACGCAACTGCGGATCCATGTGCTCGACATTCTGCCAGGCCGGCGGTACCAGCATGCGCACCGCACGGTGCAGCTCCATGCCGCCGGTGATCAGCACTTCGAGCATATTGTCCAGGCTGGAGGAGTCGGACCCATCGCGGTTGACCAGGGGCGCCACGCGATCCAGATCCGGCAGCAGGGGCGTGCTGAACTTGGAGGTGCGGGCCACGGACCAGTTACGGTTGCCCATCACGGTATTGATTTCACCGTTGTGCGCCAGCATACGGAACGGCTGGGCCAGGGGCCACTGGGGCAGCGTATTGGTGGAGAAGCGCTGGTGGAACACGCAGATGGCGGTTTCCAGGCGCGGATCCGCCAGGTCGGTAAAGAACTTGGGCAGGTCCACCGGCATCATCAACCCTTTATAGGAGATGACCGTGGAGCTGAAACTGGCAATATAGAACGCCTTGTCTTCGGCCAGGCGCTTTTCGGCCTGACGCCGG is a window from the Marinimicrobium koreense genome containing:
- a CDS encoding FAD-dependent oxidoreductase; its protein translation is MAGRLNNNFQFIDVGRQDPAKKDMEVRQHEFVEIYEPFDQDQAASQSHRCLSCGNPYCEWKCPVHNFIPNWLKLISEGNIFEAAELSHQTNSLPEVCGRVCPQDRLCEGACTLNDGFGAVTIGNAEKYITDTAFAMGWKPDMSKVTWTDKKVAIIGAGPAGLGCADVLVRNGVKPVVFDRYPEIGGLLTFGIPEFKLEKNVLTRRREIFTEMGMEFRLNTEVGTDITMDEILKEYDAVFMGMGTYTYMKGGFPGEDLPGVHDALPFLVANVNRNLGFEKDPSEFISVKGKRVVVLGGGDTAMDCNRTSIRQGAESVTCAYRRDEENMPGSRREVANAKEEGVQFLFNRQPVAIVGEDKVEGVKVVTTELGEPDENGRRRPEPIPGSEEVLPADVVLIAFGFRPSPAPWFDEHGITVSDWGGVEAPETQQYKFQTSNPKVFAGGDMVRGSDLVVTAIWEGREAAEGIMDYLEV
- a CDS encoding HD-GYP domain-containing protein — its product is MGIKQVKVDVNEVTVGMYVSGLDRPWTQTPFPLQGFYVRDLDEIKQLKSLCKHVYIDVVKGRPPVSSNLQTLPQESLRSRISARENVHTPANVKVAPLRIQRNQYPPVQPLKKEIKRARQLHQNVYHAVGEVLDYLGNNELHRVPIVETKRLASDMVDSVLRNPDAFTWLSRVQEKDEYTYSHAIRCSVWAILFGRHIGLPKRDLDVLAMGVLLKDVGKVKLDQGLLTKVSRSSDEERLYETFVEQGVEILRKTPGVEPRVISVVKTHCERLNGSGFPLHLQGDKIPLLGKIAGIVTFYDNTTNPRGASQPIAPSKAVSKLYELRNTQFQEELVVEFIRAIGLYPTGTLVELSSGEVGVVVEQNFERRLKPKIMLVLDAVKSPMDPQLIDLAEDDKRKQALIDSGKKTAAEVEKIEIARDLEPGSYEVDIAAIRDNYILKKEKSGLMSLLDKLTP
- the gltB gene encoding glutamate synthase large subunit; this encodes MTTGLYRLDEFKDNCGFGLIAHLKGKASHRLLETAIESLTCMTHRGGIAADGKTGDGCGLLLQKPDGFLRTVAKEACGAELTDVYGVGSIMLSTDDAQAQKARDVVEEELRAQELSPAGWREVPVDSSCLGPIALESLPRFNHLFINNDGDLSLEQFNARLFLARRQAEKRLAEDKAFYIASFSSTVISYKGLMMPVDLPKFFTDLADPRLETAICVFHQRFSTNTLPQWPLAQPFRMLAHNGEINTVMGNRNWSVARTSKFSTPLLPDLDRVAPLVNRDGSDSSSLDNMLEVLITGGMELHRAVRMLVPPAWQNVEHMDPQLRAFYEYNSMHVEPWDGPAGLVITDGRYAVCTLDRNGLRPSRWVITKDDIITVASEVGVYKYKPEDVVAKGRLGPGQILSVDTETGKLYHTKDIDEQLKGRQPYKQWLKEKALRIESTLEDDVAENGLTEEQLKAYMKMYQVTFEERDQVLRPLAEGGQEAVGSMGDDTPMAVLSAKQRPLYDYFRQQFAQVTNPAIDPLREAIVMSLETCLGRELSVYEETEEHADRVILRSPVLSPAKFRALMDIPRPGYEATVLSLNYDPAQYNLKQAIAKLCDDAAEQVKAGKVLLVLSDNHLEKGQLPIHALLATGAVHHHLTKVGLRCDANIIVETGTARDSHQIATLIGYGATAVYPYLSYYVLNNLMETGELQLDTDQAYKGYRKGVDKGLLKILSKMGISTITSYRGAQLFEAVGLADEVVDTCFEGTQSRIQGAGFPDLEEDQKIIASTAWLARKPLVQGGILKYVHGQEYHAFNPDVIQTLQRAVQTGEYSLWRDYSSLVNERPVATLRDLLKVKEDSAQAIPLSEVEPIEAIIKRFDSAGMSLGALSPEAHECLAQAMNRLGGRSNSGEGGEDPARFGTDKVSKIKQIASGRFGVTPHYLVNAEVLQIKVAQGAKPGEGGQLPGGKVNDLIARLRYSVPGVTLISPPPHHDIYSIEDLAQLIFDLKQVNPDAQVSVKLVSRPGVGTIAAGVAKAYADLITISGYDGGTAASPLTSIRYAGSPWELGLSETHQTLRANDLRDKVRVQTDGGLKTGMDVIKAAMLGAESFGFGTGPMVAMGCKYLRICHLNNCATGVATQRDDLRENHYIGTVEMAMNFFKFIAEETREWLARLGLRSLGDLVGRVDLLEAIEGQTSKQKRLDLSRITYTDKFLETKPQLCAVDRNEPFDKGELAEAMVNEVLPAIESKSGGEYAFTVTNCDRSIGARISGEIAKRHGNQGMADKPITLKLTGVAGQSLGVWNAGGLYIYLEGDANDYVGKGMAGGKLVLRPPRNSGFKSQDTSIMGNTCLYGATGGKVFAAGQAGERCGVRNSGAHVVVEGAGDHCCEYMTGGVVTVLGRTGVNFGAGMTGGFAFVLDEDNSFVDRYNHELVDIHRVDGESLEAHRNYLRRVITEFTEETESEWGQNLLDNFDDYVGKFWLVKPKAASLSGLLNDMEKRGE
- the hemE gene encoding uroporphyrinogen decarboxylase — protein: MTELKNDRFLRALAHEPVDVTPVWMMRQAGRYLPEYRASRERAGNFMGLCGNPDMACEVTLQPLERYPLDAAILFSDILTIPDAMGLGLYFEPGEGPKFEKPVRTEADIMALDVVNPEADLPYVLDAVKTIRRELGGRVPLIGFSGSPWTLATYMIEGGSSRDFRRAKQMMYDRPELMHHLLDTLAQSVIRYLNGQILAGAQAVQIFDTWGGALSHNAYREFSLRYLEQIVKGLIRQHDGRKVPVILFTKGGGQWLEAMADTGADALGLDWTTDIGRARARVGDRVALQGNMDPTILYASPERIREEVGQILASYGKGSGHVFNLGHGITPEVDPEHAGAFIRAVHELSAEYHGQ